A window of Castanea sativa cultivar Marrone di Chiusa Pesio chromosome 1, ASM4071231v1 contains these coding sequences:
- the LOC142621727 gene encoding putative glucuronosyltransferase GUT1, translating into MGSIGGNKGRLFAAHHAPLCTRTHQIGSLLLVLTTFFLTRLLDRSFSTTFDHVSISSGSSRAISFTDTTGSVSISWPERGYGSHLSLKIYVYDENEIDGLKPLMYGKDGRITAEACLKGQWGSQVKIHKLLLKSRYRTTKKEEADLFFVPAYVKCVRMMGGLNDKEINHTYIKVLSQMPYFRRSGGRDHIFVFPSGAGAHLFRSWATYINRSIILTPEGDRTDKKDTSSFNTWKDIIIPGNVDDRMTKTEDTLVRPLPLSKRRYLANYLGRAQGKVGRLQLIELAKQFPDKLESPELKFSGPDKLGRIEYFEHLRNAKFCLAPRGESSWSLRYYESYFVECIPVIISDQVELPFQNVIDYTQISIKWPSTQIGPQLLEYLESIPDEDIERMIGRGRQLRCLWVYAPELEPCSALHGILWELQRKVRHFHQSAETFWLHNRSIVNRNLVEFSHWKPPMLLP; encoded by the exons atGGGAAGCATAGGTGGCAACAAGGGGAGACTGTTTGCTGCCCACCATGCCCCTCTCTGCACCCGAACTCACCAGATTGGATCCCTCCTCTTAGTATTGACCACCTTCTTCCTCACTCGCCTCTTGGACCGTTCCTTCTCCACCACCTTCGATCATGTCTCCATATCTTCCGGTAGTAGCCGTGCCATTAGCTTCACTGACACTACTGGGTCCGTCTCTATCTCATGGCCCGAGCGAGGGTACGGGTCTCACCTCTCCCTCAAAATCTATGTCTATGATGAGAACGAAATTGACGGTCTCAAGCCCCTCATGTATGGAAAAGATGGTAGGATCACCGCCGAGGCTTGCTTGAAAGGCCAGTGGGGCAGTCAG GTTAAAATACACAAGCTGCTATTGAAGTCAAGGTACCGGACGACAAAGAAAGAGGAAGCGGATCTGTTCTTTGTGCCAGCCTATGTTAAATGTGTTAGGATGATGGGTGGTCTTAATGATAAAGAGATTAATCACACCTACATTAAG gtCTTGAGTCAAATGCCATACTTCAGGCGGTCTGGAGGCCGTGACCACATATTTGTTTTCCCAAG TGGTGCTGGAGCTCACTTATTTAGATCTTGGGCAACATACATAAATCGTTCCATAATTCTAACTCCAGAG GGGGATCGGACTGATAAGAAGGACACAAGTTCTTTTAATACATGGAAGGATATCATAATTCCCGGGAATGTTGATGATAGAATGACTAAAACTGAGGATACCCTTGTCCGGCCTCTACCTTTATCAAAGCGAAGGTACTTGGCAAACTATTTAGGCCGTGCACAAGGAAAGGTTGGTCGTCTTCAGTTGATAGAGCTTGCCAAGCAATTTCCAGACAAG TTGGAATCTCCAGAGTTGAAGTTCAGTGGCCCTGACAAACTGGGAAGGATAGAGTATTTTGAACACCTTCGAAATGCCAAGTTCTGCCTTGCCCCGCGTGGGGAGTCATCTTGGTCTCTCCGATATTATGAGTCGTACTTtgtg GAGTGTATACCAGTGATAATATCGGATCAGGTAGAGTTACCTTTCCAGAATGTCATTGATTACACACAGATATCAATAAAATGGCCATCCACTCAGATTGGTCCCCAACTGTTGGAGTACCTAGAATCTATACCAG ACGAAGATATAGAGAGGATGATTGGCCGTGGTAGACAACTAAGGTGTCTATGGGTTTATGCTCCCGAATTGGAGCCATGTTCAGCACTGCATGGGATTCTGTGGGAACTTCAAAGGAAAGTTAGGCATTTTCACCAGTCAGCTGAGACATTTTGGCTACACAACAGATCTATTGTAAATAGAAACCTTGTGGAATTCTCCCACTGGAAACCTCCAATGCTTTTGCCTTG
- the LOC142625688 gene encoding autophagy-related protein 3-like has translation MVLSQKLHEAFKGTVERITAPRTVSALKEKGVLSITEFIVAGDNLVSKCPTWSWESGEQSKMKSYLPPEKQFLITRNVPCLRRVASLEEEYEVGGEVLIDNEDNDGWLATHGNPKENNCDEDDNLPSMETLEISNKNPIQSIPSYFGGEEEEDIPDMAEYDEPDNLIEMDPATLRSTYLVAQEPDDDNILRTRTYDISITYDKYYQTPRVWLTGYDESRMLLQPELVLEDVSQDHAHKTVTIEDHHHLPGKHASVHPCRHGAVMKKIIDVLMSHGVEPEVDKYLFLFLKFVASVIPTIEYDYTLDFDLGRSSN, from the exons ATGGTGCTATCTCAGAAACTTCACGAAGCCTTCAAAGGAACCGTAGAGAGAATCACAGCTCCCCGCACCGTCTCTGCCCTGAAGGAAAAAGGCGTTCTCAGCATCACCGAATTCATCGTCGCCGGCGATAATCTCGTCTCCAAATGCCCCACCTGGTCCTG GGAATCAGGCGAGCAAAGCAAGATGAAGTCATATTTACCTCCGGAAAAGCAGTTCCTCATCACCAGAAATG TTCCTTGTCTACGAAGGGTTGCGTCTTTAGAAGAAGAATATGAAGTTGGAGGTGAAGTGCTAATTGATAATGAAGATAATGACGGTTGGCTGGCAACACATGGTAACCCAAAAG AAAATAATTGTGATGAGGATGATAACTTGCCTTCCATGGAGACCCTTGAAATCAGCAATAAGAATCCTATTCAGTCAATTCCTTCATACTTTGGGGGTGAGGAGGAAGAAGATATTCCAGACATGGCCGAATACGATGAGCCTGACAACCTTATTGAAATGGATCCT GCAACACTTCGGTCTACATATCTTGTGGCTCAAGAACCTGATGATGATAATATTCTTCGAACCCGAACATATGACATCAGCATCAC GTATGATAAATATTATCAAACACCTCGAGTATGGCTTACTGGATATGATGAG TCAAGGATGCTTTTGCAGCCAGAACTTGTACTTGAAGATGTTAGTCAAGACCATGCACACAAAACG GTAACCATTGAAGACCATCACCACTTGCCTGGAAAGCATGCATCTGTTCATCCATGTCGACATGGAGCTGTGATGAAGAAGATTATTGATGTTCTAATGTCACATGGGGTTGAACCAGAAGTTGACAA GTACCTCTTCTTATTCCTGAAGTTTGTGGCATCTGTAATTCCGACAATCGAATATGATTACACCCTAGACTTTGATCTTGGTAGATCAAGCAATTGA